ATTGAAGCAGCCAGTAGTACATTTCCATGGGTCCGATGCTTTCCGGCCACAGTCTTCTGTACCGTCAAGGCGTTCTCGGTTCTTCCGCCGCTTCCTGCACTTAATACTCGTCGGAGTTAGCTCTGTTGTTTCACTGTCAAAGcccctttttgtttccaaagttGAATCTTTTTCTCCTTTAGGGACCCTGAAAAGATCTTCTTCAACTGGTGACGCTGGCGATAATGATCATGTTCCGCAAAAGCGTGACTTGATTATATGTAAGGCTTATGAGGCTGATAAATCAACCCCAATTGATGACTCGCAAGCGCGATCTGAGGCAGCGAGGAGGGTGAAAATTGGGGTTTACTTTGCTACATGGTGGGCTTTGAATGtgattttcaatatatataacAAGAAGGTTTTGAATGCTTATCCCTTTCCTTGGTTGACCTCAACGCTTTCATTGGCTGCTGGCTCTCTGATCATGCTCATTTCTTGGGCTTTAAGGATTGCTGAAACTCCAAAGACCGATCTCGACTTCTGGAAAGCCCTTTTCCCAGTAAGAAACCAATTTAGGGTTTTATGTACTCTATTCCTCTTACTTTTATTATATTGGTCGTTCCGTTCTTCATTACTCTTTTGTTTTATGATCTGGGATTGGTTGAATAGTGGTTTTCTGGTCTGGATTGCTTCATTTGTTGGAAAATGTTGTCTGCATCTAGCGTAGGAATGGTAAATTAGGATTTAAAAGGCTAATTAGGTAATACGAGTTCGCTTTATCTTGGGGGTGGGTgatcttggtttttttttttttttaaatatgtttATGCCTGGCTTGTTTTGGTTTGGTGATGGTTTGTGTTTTATGTCTTTAGGTTGCTGTTGCTCATACGATCGGGCATGTGGCAGCGACTGTGAGTATGTCAAAGGTAGCAGTTTCATTTACTCATATAATCAAGAGTGGTGAACCTGCGTTCAGTGTCCTGGTCTCAAGGTTCCTGTTGGGGGAGACATTTCCGGTGCCAGTTTACTTGTCATTGATCCCAATTATTGGTGGTTGCGCACTGGCTGCTGTTACTGAGCTGAACTTCAACATGGTTGGTAAGTGGTTTCTTGCTATTGTTAGATGTTGTTggagtttctttttcttttgttgttctttgttttttctgttTCCTCATTTGTtgttgcttttatttattttatttatttttttatagaTTGCTAGTTCATGGAAGCTACACTTATTTTATCCTAAAATTTAGTAAAATATTTACTGATAACCGTTTACGAGGACTATGTTGACAATCAGATTACTTTTGCTGCTGTTTATTTTCCAGGAAAAAAAGGATGAATAATAGTTCAGTGTAGTAGCAGTGTCTTTTGCAAATTAATCACTGCTATTATGTATTTCATTGGCAAAGGTTTGGTAGCCAGTTTCATAATCCTATAATTTCTTCGAGTAGTTACAGTTCTCTTCTTCAATTAGATAAAGGTCATAAGGAacttaatattatttttaactGCTAAGCAGGTGGTGGGGTATTATGTTTTAGTTAATATCAACTACCTGTATGATTTTACTTTTCCTGATGCTTTAGTGCTGTTGTTGGCTTATGTCTTCAGGTTTTATGGGGGCCATGATATCGAACCTCGCTTTTGTTTTCCGGAACATATTTTCCAAGAGGGGCATGAAGGGGAAGTCTGTTAGCGGAATGAACTACTATGCTTGCTTGTCTATGATGTCTCTCTTAATTCTCACACCATTTGCTATTGCTGTGGAGGGACCACAAGTGTGGGCACTTGGATGGCAAAAGGCCGTTTCTGAAATTGGACCCCAGTTGATTTGGTAATCACGTGAAACATACCAATTCTGGTGTTTCTGCACACATTGTATGTGAGGACATGGCTTATTGAATTACAGTGTACTCCAATGTACAACCTGTAGTTGAACTGCAATGATTTTTAACATGAATTTACCTAATATTTCATACTTTGTTCTGTACCTGAGTTAATCGAGGGGACTATCGGAAAAAAATACTGTTTAAATACTTACGTTTTGAAAACTTGCTCCTATGAGGAGCCTTGAAATACTTGGAGAATGTGTTGATGTGGATGGATGCTTTATTGTATCTATCTGTTTCCTTAGATGATGAATTGCACTAGATAATATTTCATGATGTAGGAACCATAACAGGGATGGCATTATTTTACTTTGTCATCTAACATCTAGTGTTGAATTTTTTGCCTCTCATGTATTTGTGCCTTAAGAGCCATACTGCAAGTTATGCTGTCAGGTACCATACTTGATGATTTCATCTCTAGAGTTCACATGAAGGTTTGAGTGCTTGTATAATTGCCTTTGTGgtctttgtttattttattttttgtgatcTTTCCTCCTTTTCTCACCTTCATTGTTACCCTGCCATTTTTCTAAAGACAAAAAGATATTAGCAACAGTTTGGATCCATTTTAAGGGAAACTTTGCATCTTTTGGTCTTTTGTAGGCGTGATTATATGTTTTTTCATGGGTTCCTTTCACTGATGTTCGGTGGTTACTTGTTCTATAGGTGGATGGCGGCTCAGAGTGTATTCTATCACTTCTATAATCAGGTGTCTTACATGTCACTGGATGAGATCTCTCCTTTGACATTTAGCATTGGAAACACCATGAAACGTATATCTGTTATAGTGTCATCCATCA
Above is a genomic segment from Coffea eugenioides isolate CCC68of chromosome 5, Ceug_1.0, whole genome shotgun sequence containing:
- the LOC113772484 gene encoding glucose-6-phosphate/phosphate translocator 1, chloroplastic-like — translated: MMSSLKQPVVHFHGSDAFRPQSSVPSRRSRFFRRFLHLILVGVSSVVSLSKPLFVSKVESFSPLGTLKRSSSTGDAGDNDHVPQKRDLIICKAYEADKSTPIDDSQARSEAARRVKIGVYFATWWALNVIFNIYNKKVLNAYPFPWLTSTLSLAAGSLIMLISWALRIAETPKTDLDFWKALFPVAVAHTIGHVAATVSMSKVAVSFTHIIKSGEPAFSVLVSRFLLGETFPVPVYLSLIPIIGGCALAAVTELNFNMVGFMGAMISNLAFVFRNIFSKRGMKGKSVSGMNYYACLSMMSLLILTPFAIAVEGPQVWALGWQKAVSEIGPQLIWWMAAQSVFYHFYNQVSYMSLDEISPLTFSIGNTMKRISVIVSSIIIFHTPVQPVNALGAAIAVLGTFLYSQAKQ